GCTGCATTTTCCGCATATTATGATCGAATAGCAAATAAAACTTAAAAAACATGCGTTTTATTCTCGTTCTTGACTATATCGTTATATAACATACTATATAACGAATCCGCCCTATATCCTGCACGGGATTGCCGCGGGCCCGCATCCTTCGCCGAAGCGTGGGCCCTGCGGGATTGCGGGTAAATCGCCGAATCGAAGGAGGGATGGAATTGGTCCGGAGAATCGTCGCCGCAATCGCTTTTGCCGTATTGTTTGCCGCCGGGACGGCGGGTGCAAGGACTATCGAGGAGATCCTTAAAGAGAAGGGAGTGATCACGGAGGCCGATTACAAGGAGGCGACACGTTCGAAGCCCGTGGACTACAAGCTCGGGAAAGGGTTTACGTTTACTTCTCCGGATGAGAAATTCCAGTTGTCCGTCGGCGGCCGCATACAGCCCCGTTATTCATATACCGACGCGGAGGCGGTGAGCGGTTCGGCTCAAGACGCGAGCGAATGGAAAATACGCTGGGCGAAATTGTCGGTGGGAGGGTACGCCTACAGCAAGGATTTAACGTACAAGATCCAGATCGCGCTCGAAAACAGCGGGAACGCGAAGCTTCTCGATTACGCCTACCTTAAATACGGGTTCTCGGACGCTTTTGCGCTCCAGGCCGGGCAGTTCAAGGTCCCGTTTTCACGGCAGGCGCTCAATTCGGCTTCGGCGCTCCAGTTCGTCGACCGGTCCAATGCCGTGGATGCGTTCAAGCCGAACTACGATATAGGCGCGATGGCCTCGGGAAAGATCGGCCGGGGGATGTTCGCATACAACGCGGGTATCTTCGGGGGGGCGGGACAGAGCGCAACCCGAACGACGAACAACAACGCCTTCGCGGCGCGACTGGTTGCCAGCCCGCTGGGGGAAGCGCCTTACAGCGAAACGGATGTCGGGCATCACGAAAAACCGCTCCTTTCGGTCGGAGCGAACTATTTCCGCAACACGCTTAAAAGGTCGGCAACGACTGTCTTCGAGAGCGTCACGCCGAACTACGCTGCGGCGGCAGGCTGGCTCGGAAATGGAGCCTCGACTTTCGACAACACCGAGAAAGTCGACATCGATCAATTCGGCGGAGATGCGGCTTTCTTATGGAACGGTTTTTCGTTCCAGGCGGAGTACCTCGAAGGACGCGCGGAGGGGAAGACGTCGGGAAAAACTCTCCGCGCCCGTGGGATGTATGCGCAGGCGGGGTACTTCCTGATTCCGAAACGGCTTGAGGCGGCGGCGAGGTATTCGTACGTGGATCCCAACCGCTCCAGATCGAACGACATCCAGGCGGAGACCCAGGGAGCTGTCTCCTATTATTTCTTCGGACATAACCTGAAGCTGCAGGCGGATTATAGTAACATCCACAAGCAGGTTTCCTTGAACACGAGCACCGACAATAAGCAGGTCCGCGTGCAGGCACAGGTCGTTTTCTAAAAAGGAGGATAGTCCGCATTTCTCACCGAATGCGGGCCAAGGCAACCGGTGAGCCGTACAAAATATCCGCTGGAAGTATCCGGGACGGTCTGGCTCGGAAAGGGGGACGACGTCCTCCTGGGCAGCGACCGTATAGGGCTGCTGGAAAAAATCGGGGAATGCGGTTCGATCACGAAGGCGGCCCGGGCGGCGGGGATAAGCTATAAAACCGCATGGGATATCGTAAGCGCCGTCAACAAC
This genomic window from Deltaproteobacteria bacterium contains:
- a CDS encoding porin yields the protein MELVRRIVAAIAFAVLFAAGTAGARTIEEILKEKGVITEADYKEATRSKPVDYKLGKGFTFTSPDEKFQLSVGGRIQPRYSYTDAEAVSGSAQDASEWKIRWAKLSVGGYAYSKDLTYKIQIALENSGNAKLLDYAYLKYGFSDAFALQAGQFKVPFSRQALNSASALQFVDRSNAVDAFKPNYDIGAMASGKIGRGMFAYNAGIFGGAGQSATRTTNNNAFAARLVASPLGEAPYSETDVGHHEKPLLSVGANYFRNTLKRSATTVFESVTPNYAAAAGWLGNGASTFDNTEKVDIDQFGGDAAFLWNGFSFQAEYLEGRAEGKTSGKTLRARGMYAQAGYFLIPKRLEAAARYSYVDPNRSRSNDIQAETQGAVSYYFFGHNLKLQADYSNIHKQVSLNTSTDNKQVRVQAQVVF